A window from Plectropomus leopardus isolate mb chromosome 3, YSFRI_Pleo_2.0, whole genome shotgun sequence encodes these proteins:
- the lingo3a gene encoding leucine-rich repeat and immunoglobulin-like domain-containing nogo receptor-interacting protein 3a: MGVSLGQDEGWLLPFLFLLLMIIVSPTQGQGCPQRCECIAKHKTVSCYGKRLSALPDSIPLDTKILDLSGNKLRWVEQGDMLPYTRLEKLDLSENMISVLEPNAFSSLQNLQLLSLRGNQLKLVPMGAFSRLSNLTSLDLSGNKIVILLDYTFQDLKSLKNLEVGDNDLVYISNKAFLGLVGLRELTIERCNLTSVSSQSLSYLHNLVTLRLRYLSISTLEDQNFRKLGNLRGLEIDHWPFLEHISPHSLQGLNLSWLSITHTNITSVPTSALRSLAHLTSLNLSYNPISVLESWALRDLVRLKELHLVNTNLVVVQPYALGGLRQIRLLNLSTNGLVSLEEGAFQSVNTLETLRLDGNPLACDCRLLWILQRRKTLNFDSASPVCMTPVEVQGRALNAFSDSALFDHFTCQKPKIRNRKLQQVSAREGQVVSFICRAEGEPTPVIFWISPQRRRITTKSSGRLTVLPEGTLEIRYAQVTDSGTYICIASNAGGNDTYFATLTVSGLPLDAALMANRTYYAGDLNDTNLNDTRVFLKFTLDLKTILISTAMGCIMFLGVVLFCFILLFVWSRGRGQHKNNFSVEYSFRKVDGPAASGGQGGARKFNMKMI, from the coding sequence ATGGGGGTGAGCCTGGGCCAGGATGAAGGCTGGCTCTTGCCTTTCTTGTTCTTGCTACTGATGATCATAGTGTCGCCCACCCAGGGTCAAGGGTGTCCCCAGCGTTGTGAGTGCattgcaaaacacaaaactgtgtCTTGTTATGGTAAACGCCTGTCCGCGCTCCCAGACAGCATCCCACTCGACACCAAGATCCTGGACCTGAGTGGGAATAAGCTCCGCTGGGTAGAGCAGGGTGACATGCTTCCATATACACGTCTTGAGAAGCTGGACCTGAGTGAGAACATGATCAGCGTCCTGGAACCGAATGCCTTTTCTAGTCTCCAGAACCTGCAGTTGCTGTCACTGAGGGGTAACCAGTTGAAACTGGTCCCAATGGGAGCTTTCTCACGTCTGTCCAACCTAACTTCTTTGGACCTCAGTGGGAATAAGATTGTAATTCTTTTGGACTATACCTTCCAAGAtttgaaaagtctgaaaaacCTGGAAGTTGGAGACAATGATTTAGTTTATATTTCCAACAAGGCCTTTCTGGGTCTGGTGGGGCTGAGGGAGCTGACTATCGAGAGGTGCAACCTGACGTCTGTGTCCAGCCAGTCTTTGTCTTACCTGCACAACCTGGTGACTCTGCGGCTCCGCTACCTCAGTATCTCTACTTTAGAGGACCAGAATTTCCGAAAGTTGGGGAATCTGAGGGGCCTCGAGATCGATCACTGGCCCTTCTTGGAGCACATTTCCCCTCACAGCCTGCAGGGCCTTAACCTATCTTGGCTGTCGATTACTCACACTAACATCACCTCTGTGCCCACCTCAGCCCTCCGCAGTCTGGCTCACCTCACCAGCCTCAACCTCTCCTACAATCCGATCTCTGTGCTGGAGTCCTGGGCGCTGCGGGACCTGGTCAGGCTGAAGGAGCTGCATCTGGTCAACACTAATCTAGTGGTAGTGCAGCCATATGCGCTGGGCGGTCTACGGCAAATCCGCCTCCTTAACCTCTCCACTAACGGCCTGGTGTCTCTGGAAGAGGGAGCCTTTCAGTCTGTCAACACTCTGGAGACGCTGCGTTTGGACGGGAACCCTCTGGCCTGCGACTGCCGCCTGCTGTGGATCCTTCAGCGGAGGAAGACCCTCAATTTTGACAGCGCCTCCCCAGTGTGCATGACGCCAGTGGAGGTGCAGGGACGGGCCCTCAACGCTTTCTCAGACTCGGCTCTCTTTGATCACTTTACCTGCCAGAAGCCCAAAATCCGCAACAGGAAACTGCAGCAGGTATCCGCCCGCGAGGGGCAGGTTGTGTCATTTATTTGCAGAGCAGAAGGCGAGCCGACACCGGTGATATTCTGGATCTCTCCTCAGCGCCGCCGCATCACTACAAAGAGCAGCGGCCGCCTAACTGTGTTACCAGAAGGCACGTTAGAAATTCGGTACGCCCAGGTGACAGACAGTGGAACCTACATCTGCATAGCCAGCAATGCGGGTGGAAATGACACCTATTTTGCCACACTTACAGTCAGCGGGTTGCCACTTGATGCAGCCCTTATGGCCAACCGCACATACTATGCTGGGGACCTTAATGACACGAATCTGAATGACACCAGAGTCTTCTTGAAGTTTACTCTGGACCTCAAGACCATCCTCATATCCACAGCTATGGGCTGTATCATGTTCCTGGGGGTAGTTCTCTTCTGTTtcattctgctgtttgtgtggaGTCGAGGGAGAGGGCAGCACAAGAACAATTTCTCAGTGGAGTATTCTTTCAGAAAGGTGGACGGACCCGCTGCAAGTGGAGGACAGGGTGGGGCACGCAAGTTCaacatgaaaatgatttga